A region from the Pseudomonas sp. KU26590 genome encodes:
- a CDS encoding HPr family phosphocarrier protein: MPALEITIINKLGLHARAAAKFVGVAGKYPCQIRVGRTPETMVDGKSIMAVMMLAAGKGTQIHLSTEGEEADAALKGLQELINNKFDEGE; the protein is encoded by the coding sequence ATGCCCGCTCTAGAAATCACCATCATCAACAAGCTGGGTCTGCACGCCCGGGCCGCCGCCAAGTTCGTGGGTGTCGCTGGGAAATACCCTTGCCAGATCAGGGTCGGCCGCACGCCGGAGACCATGGTAGATGGCAAAAGCATCATGGCCGTCATGATGCTCGCCGCCGGCAAGGGCACCCAGATCCATTTGTCCACTGAGGGTGAAGAGGCCGATGCCGCGCTCAAGGGCCTGCAAGAGCTGATCAACAACAAGTTTGACGAAGGCGAATAA
- a CDS encoding bifunctional 4-hydroxy-2-oxoglutarate aldolase/2-dehydro-3-deoxy-phosphogluconate aldolase — translation MENTHVKQPFNSMASKIAQIDALCAKAKILPVITIAREQDVLPLADALAAGGLNALEITLRSEFGLKAIRMLRDARPELSVGAGTILDRHMLKAAEEAGSQFIVTPGSTQDLLEAAALSELPLLPGISSASEIMIGYALGYRRFKLFPAEISGGVGAIKALGGPFPEVRFCPTGGVSATNLKSYMALPNVMCVGGTWMIDNAWVKNGDWQRITDATAEAIALFD, via the coding sequence ATGGAAAATACCCACGTGAAACAGCCGTTCAATAGCATGGCGAGCAAGATTGCCCAGATCGACGCACTCTGCGCGAAAGCGAAGATTCTGCCGGTCATTACCATTGCCCGCGAACAGGATGTCCTGCCGCTGGCCGATGCCTTGGCCGCTGGCGGCCTGAATGCGCTGGAAATCACCCTGCGCTCGGAGTTTGGCCTCAAAGCCATTCGCATGCTGCGTGATGCGCGTCCTGAGCTGAGCGTTGGCGCCGGCACCATTCTCGACCGCCACATGCTCAAGGCGGCCGAGGAGGCGGGTTCACAATTCATCGTCACCCCCGGCAGCACCCAAGACCTGCTTGAAGCCGCCGCACTGAGCGAATTGCCGCTGCTGCCAGGCATCAGCAGCGCTTCGGAAATCATGATTGGCTACGCGCTGGGTTATCGTCGTTTCAAGCTGTTCCCGGCGGAAATCAGTGGCGGTGTGGGTGCGATCAAGGCGCTGGGCGGTCCGTTCCCGGAAGTGCGCTTCTGCCCAACCGGCGGCGTCAGTGCGACCAACCTGAAAAGCTACATGGCGCTGCCCAACGTGATGTGCGTTGGCGGCACCTGGATGATCGACAACGCGTGGGTGAAGAACGGCGACTGGCAGCGTATTACCGACGCCACTGCCGAAGCCATCGCGTTGTTCGACTGA
- the pgl gene encoding 6-phosphogluconolactonase has product MAICELEFPAGLKAHEFDNPEVLANSLADYVAERLTAAISSNPHGTATLVVSGGKSPVAFFKALAQKPLQWSKVCVSLADERWVPTEHADSNEGLLKRFLLQGPAAEAGFFSLYRPTTTVDEAAAATDEALKELPKIDVLILGMGDDGHTASLFPNSPHLKEALDLNSDRRCLPMLAPTVPHQRLTLTRPVLASAATTILSVSGQAKLDTLRAALAGDDLAEMPVRAFLNPSLEIYWCP; this is encoded by the coding sequence ATGGCGATATGTGAACTTGAATTTCCGGCGGGCCTGAAGGCCCACGAATTCGATAACCCCGAAGTCCTGGCGAACTCGCTGGCCGATTACGTGGCCGAGCGCCTGACGGCGGCGATTTCCAGTAATCCCCACGGCACGGCAACGTTGGTGGTGTCGGGCGGCAAAAGCCCGGTGGCGTTTTTCAAGGCGCTGGCGCAGAAGCCGCTCCAGTGGTCGAAAGTCTGCGTGAGTCTGGCCGACGAGCGCTGGGTGCCGACCGAGCACGCCGACAGCAATGAAGGCCTGCTAAAGCGTTTCCTGTTACAGGGGCCGGCGGCCGAGGCGGGGTTCTTCAGCCTGTACCGTCCGACCACGACAGTGGATGAAGCCGCGGCTGCAACCGACGAGGCGCTCAAAGAGCTGCCGAAGATCGACGTGCTGATTCTGGGGATGGGTGATGACGGGCATACCGCGTCCCTGTTCCCCAACAGCCCGCACCTCAAGGAAGCGCTGGACCTCAACAGCGACCGTCGTTGCCTGCCCATGCTCGCACCGACTGTCCCGCATCAGCGCCTGACCCTGACGCGTCCGGTACTGGCGTCGGCAGCGACCACCATTCTGTCCGTTTCCGGTCAGGCCAAACTCGACACATTGCGCGCTGCACTGGCAGGCGATGACCTCGCCGAAATGCCGGTGCGCGCGTTCCTCAACCCGTCTCTAGAGATCTACTGGTGCCCATAA
- a CDS encoding sensor domain-containing diguanylate cyclase, producing the protein MLLLGSVLAVVAIMAIVAWLLFRELGSANEASVRAANNVVQLIDADVQRNAELYDTSLQGLISAWLRPDLGTISPELRQLVLFDRATAAPYKGDLVLLNETGSIIADSTSLTPRQDNFSDRSSFQHHRDNNSLALLVDGPFRTRWGFKDLCISFSRRIPSNDGRFVGVASASMRLTYFDQLFRTLDVGPGSTINLLGANGILLARQPESNGRTYVGQDFSMRQNFKRVLSEVNGSFTAVSDLDGVQRLYTFSRVGDLPLIVVVAQSRDDVYAVWQRNAMLVAGATGLLCIGILLLSWLLGRQLRLRENAERELAGLASTDGLTGLANRRRLDQVLKQEWARGMRSGRPLALLMIDVDHFKAFNDRHGHHGGDVALRSVAQTLAASIRRPGDLAARYGGEEFMVVLPETDKAGACVIAEKLRLAIEALPPFADDTVPITVSIGLATHLPATHDLPEPLFHAADRALYRAKKNGRNRVEVEPYVAPSSELQT; encoded by the coding sequence ATGCTCCTTCTGGGCAGCGTTCTGGCGGTCGTGGCGATTATGGCAATCGTTGCGTGGCTGCTGTTCAGGGAGCTGGGCAGCGCCAACGAAGCCTCAGTGCGTGCGGCGAACAACGTCGTGCAGCTTATCGATGCCGACGTACAACGCAACGCCGAACTCTATGACACTTCGCTCCAAGGGCTGATCTCTGCATGGCTGCGACCGGACCTTGGGACCATCTCGCCTGAGTTGCGTCAGTTGGTACTCTTTGATCGAGCTACTGCCGCGCCTTACAAGGGTGATCTGGTCTTGCTGAACGAGACGGGGAGCATCATTGCCGACTCGACCTCGTTGACACCGCGTCAGGATAACTTCTCTGACAGGTCGAGTTTCCAGCATCACCGGGACAACAATTCCCTTGCACTGCTGGTCGACGGACCGTTTCGTACCCGATGGGGCTTCAAAGACCTGTGCATCAGTTTCAGCCGCCGCATCCCGTCAAATGACGGCAGGTTCGTTGGCGTGGCCAGCGCGTCCATGAGGCTGACTTACTTCGACCAGTTGTTTCGCACGCTGGACGTCGGCCCCGGGAGCACCATCAACTTGTTAGGTGCCAACGGGATACTCCTCGCCCGGCAGCCTGAATCCAATGGTCGTACCTATGTAGGCCAGGACTTCAGCATGCGTCAGAACTTCAAACGCGTGCTCTCGGAGGTCAACGGCAGTTTCACAGCGGTATCCGATCTTGACGGCGTTCAGCGCCTGTATACGTTTTCTCGGGTCGGTGATCTACCCCTCATTGTGGTAGTGGCGCAATCGCGGGACGACGTCTATGCCGTCTGGCAGCGCAATGCAATGTTGGTGGCGGGCGCCACTGGCCTGCTCTGCATCGGCATTCTGCTGCTGTCCTGGCTGCTGGGCCGGCAGTTGCGCCTGCGCGAGAACGCCGAGCGCGAACTGGCAGGGCTGGCGTCCACAGATGGGCTGACCGGTCTGGCAAACCGGCGCAGGCTGGATCAGGTGCTCAAGCAGGAGTGGGCGCGTGGCATGCGTTCAGGAAGGCCTTTGGCGCTGCTGATGATCGACGTGGACCATTTCAAGGCTTTCAACGATCGACACGGGCATCATGGTGGCGACGTTGCACTGCGCAGCGTTGCCCAGACGCTCGCTGCCAGCATCCGCAGGCCGGGTGACTTGGCTGCGCGCTACGGCGGTGAAGAATTCATGGTGGTGCTTCCTGAAACCGACAAGGCAGGTGCCTGTGTCATCGCAGAAAAGCTGCGTCTGGCGATCGAAGCGCTGCCGCCGTTCGCTGATGACACAGTACCCATCACCGTCAGCATCGGCCTTGCCACACATCTGCCGGCGACCCATGATTTACCCGAGCCACTGTTTCACGCCGCTGATCGGGCCCTGTACCGCGCCAAGAAAAACGGCAGGAATCGCGTGGAAGTCGAACCGTACGTTGCGCCCTCCTCCGAATTGCAGACATAA
- the ptsN gene encoding PTS IIA-like nitrogen regulatory protein PtsN — protein MIRLENILTPGRSLVNVPGGSKKAVLQNIASLIGKQVPDLDEQVVFESLIAREKLGSTGFGNGIAIPHCRLKGCSTPVSAVLHLEKPIDFDAIDGAPVDLLFVLLVPEAATDAHLELLRQIASMLDRDEVRKRLRGAKTDEELYNVVLDVQNGH, from the coding sequence ATGATCCGACTTGAAAATATTCTGACCCCTGGCCGCTCACTCGTGAACGTGCCAGGCGGCAGCAAAAAAGCCGTACTCCAAAACATCGCCAGCCTGATCGGCAAGCAAGTGCCTGATCTTGATGAGCAGGTCGTGTTTGAAAGCCTCATTGCCCGTGAAAAGCTCGGCTCCACCGGCTTCGGCAATGGCATCGCCATTCCCCACTGCCGCCTGAAGGGCTGCTCGACGCCTGTCAGCGCCGTGCTGCATCTCGAGAAACCCATCGATTTCGACGCCATCGACGGCGCGCCGGTTGATTTGTTGTTTGTGCTGCTGGTCCCGGAAGCGGCCACCGATGCTCACCTGGAACTGCTGCGCCAGATTGCCAGCATGCTCGACCGTGATGAGGTGCGTAAGCGCCTGCGCGGCGCCAAAACCGACGAAGAGCTCTACAACGTCGTGCTCGACGTCCAGAACGGTCACTGA
- a CDS encoding DUF3820 family protein, translating to MNPEKLKLLVTREMPFGKYQGRLLADLPGDYLNWFARQGFPAGELGSLLALMHEIDHNGLSALLDPLRTRPREPLRPGPSKTPIRFN from the coding sequence ATGAATCCAGAGAAACTCAAGCTGTTGGTGACTCGCGAAATGCCGTTCGGCAAGTATCAGGGGCGATTGCTGGCGGACTTGCCAGGCGATTACCTGAACTGGTTCGCCCGCCAGGGTTTTCCAGCCGGCGAACTGGGCAGCCTGCTCGCGCTGATGCACGAGATTGATCACAACGGCCTCTCGGCATTGCTGGACCCTCTGCGCACCCGACCTCGCGAACCTCTGAGGCCGGGCCCTTCGAAAACGCCCATACGCTTTAACTGA
- a CDS encoding aminotransferase class V-fold PLP-dependent enzyme translates to MNSTAYAITEVADEQARDEAFWQQVAAQYDVEPGPVNFEYGYFGRMTRAALKDYEQNLAYVNRSNSVYVRQKFDTEDSEIIRADLADLLNVQAREVALTRSASEAVQALIRNYNGLVAGDQVLISDLDYNSVQTGMRWLAKNRGVEVIEVTHQHPASHDGLVQTYREAFAAHPRLKLVALTYVTHRTGLVMPVKAIAELAKAHGIDVVLDGAHALGLLDFELAELGVSFAGFNLQKWIGAPLSLGFIYVKQERLSAIDPDMADERYGADDILGRVPYGTPNIPALMTLPMVFADHRAMGGAPAKGARLAYLRDLWVTQARAIEGIDVLTPDDPRLYCGITSFRFSRHADQELMVKRLLNEHGIFAVAREGSACGTCIRITPGFTTSAKDVEQLVAALRALA, encoded by the coding sequence ATGAACAGCACTGCATACGCAATAACGGAAGTGGCGGATGAACAGGCTCGGGACGAAGCGTTCTGGCAGCAGGTCGCGGCGCAGTACGACGTCGAGCCTGGGCCGGTCAATTTCGAATACGGCTATTTCGGCCGCATGACCCGCGCGGCACTCAAGGATTACGAGCAGAACCTCGCTTACGTCAATCGCAGCAACTCGGTCTATGTGCGGCAGAAGTTTGATACCGAGGACAGCGAGATCATTCGCGCCGACCTCGCCGATCTGCTCAACGTGCAGGCCCGCGAAGTGGCCCTCACCCGCTCCGCGTCGGAGGCGGTGCAAGCGCTGATTCGCAACTACAACGGTCTCGTAGCTGGCGACCAGGTGCTGATAAGCGACCTGGATTACAACAGCGTGCAGACCGGCATGCGCTGGCTGGCGAAGAACCGTGGCGTGGAGGTGATCGAAGTCACTCATCAGCACCCCGCAAGCCACGATGGGTTGGTGCAGACTTACCGCGAAGCGTTTGCAGCTCACCCACGACTCAAGCTGGTGGCGCTGACCTACGTCACCCACCGGACAGGGCTGGTGATGCCGGTGAAGGCCATCGCCGAACTGGCCAAGGCCCACGGCATCGACGTCGTTCTGGATGGCGCCCATGCGTTGGGCCTGCTGGATTTCGAACTGGCTGAGCTCGGCGTGTCGTTCGCCGGCTTCAACCTGCAGAAATGGATAGGCGCGCCGCTGAGCCTGGGCTTCATTTATGTGAAGCAGGAACGCCTGAGCGCCATCGACCCCGACATGGCAGACGAGCGCTACGGCGCGGACGACATCCTAGGGCGCGTGCCTTACGGGACGCCGAATATTCCGGCTCTCATGACACTGCCCATGGTGTTCGCCGACCATCGCGCCATGGGCGGTGCGCCGGCCAAGGGCGCACGTTTGGCTTATCTGCGAGACCTGTGGGTCACGCAAGCGCGCGCTATCGAAGGCATTGACGTGCTGACGCCGGACGACCCACGGCTGTATTGCGGGATCACGTCCTTTCGGTTCAGTCGCCATGCGGATCAGGAACTCATGGTCAAGCGCCTGCTCAATGAGCACGGTATTTTTGCCGTTGCACGGGAGGGTTCGGCCTGCGGGACGTGCATTCGCATCACACCGGGATTCACTACATCGGCAAAGGATGTTGAGCAATTGGTGGCAGCACTCCGCGCGCTGGCTTAG
- the rapZ gene encoding RNase adapter RapZ, whose protein sequence is MRMIIVSGRSGSGKSTALDVLEDSGFYCVDNLPAGLLPELAERALINTELAEPLLAVSIDARNLPSHLTRFPRMLDEVRARHIQCDVLFLDADESTLLKRFSETRRRHPLSTATRSLAEAIRDEKTLLGPIIDLADLTVDTTHLNLYQLRDILKLRLLNKPEPGTAFLIESFGFKRGMPVDADLVFDVRCLPNPYWKPELREQSGLDTPVAEYLAAQPDVEEMFQDIFSYLNKWLPRFAASNRAYVTIAIGCTGGHHRSVYLTERLGQVLQQSLKNVQVRHRDLS, encoded by the coding sequence ATGCGCATGATCATCGTCAGCGGCCGCTCCGGCTCAGGCAAGAGCACGGCCCTCGACGTCCTTGAAGACAGCGGTTTCTACTGCGTCGACAACCTCCCCGCCGGCCTGCTCCCGGAGCTGGCCGAGCGCGCGCTGATCAACACCGAGCTGGCTGAGCCTTTACTGGCCGTCTCGATTGATGCGCGCAACCTGCCCAGCCACCTGACGCGATTCCCCCGCATGCTCGACGAGGTTCGCGCCAGGCACATCCAGTGCGACGTGCTGTTTCTCGATGCTGACGAATCAACCCTGCTCAAGCGCTTTTCCGAGACCCGCCGTCGTCACCCGCTGAGCACGGCAACGCGCTCGCTGGCCGAGGCGATTCGTGACGAGAAGACCCTGCTCGGTCCGATCATCGACCTGGCTGATCTGACGGTCGACACCACGCACCTGAATCTCTATCAGCTGCGCGACATTCTCAAGTTGCGCCTGCTGAACAAACCCGAACCGGGCACTGCCTTCCTCATCGAATCCTTCGGCTTCAAGCGCGGCATGCCCGTGGACGCCGACCTGGTGTTCGACGTGCGCTGCCTGCCGAATCCGTACTGGAAGCCTGAGCTGCGTGAGCAGTCGGGCCTCGACACGCCGGTTGCCGAGTACCTCGCGGCGCAACCGGACGTCGAAGAAATGTTTCAGGACATCTTTTCGTACCTTAATAAGTGGTTGCCGCGCTTCGCGGCCAGCAACCGCGCCTACGTCACTATTGCCATTGGCTGCACAGGCGGGCACCACCGCTCCGTCTACCTGACCGAACGTCTGGGTCAGGTGCTGCAGCAATCGCTCAAGAATGTTCAGGTCCGCCACCGCGACCTAAGCTGA
- a CDS encoding ferritin-like domain-containing protein — protein sequence MSDINKEAISVLNDLIETSIDGEKGFHTAAEDAKNPEIKAYLLSRSSGCKTSVAELQAEVRALGGDPEDSSSIAGGAHRLWVNLKSALSGKNDEAVLNEVESGEDHALKAYKKAAQEATEKNLPVNVTSLIHRQLQGVQANHDKVKSLRDTVRAANK from the coding sequence ATGTCGGATATCAACAAAGAAGCCATCTCTGTTTTGAATGACTTGATCGAGACCAGCATTGACGGTGAGAAAGGTTTTCACACGGCTGCTGAAGATGCGAAGAACCCGGAAATCAAGGCCTACCTGCTTTCCCGCTCTTCTGGCTGCAAGACCTCTGTTGCCGAGCTGCAAGCTGAAGTGCGCGCACTGGGCGGCGATCCGGAAGATTCTTCCAGCATTGCCGGCGGCGCACACCGCCTGTGGGTCAACCTGAAAAGTGCCTTGAGTGGCAAGAACGACGAAGCGGTCCTCAACGAAGTCGAAAGCGGTGAAGACCACGCCCTGAAGGCTTACAAAAAGGCCGCACAGGAAGCCACCGAGAAGAACTTGCCAGTGAACGTCACTAGCCTGATCCATCGCCAGCTGCAAGGCGTGCAAGCGAACCACGACAAGGTCAAATCCCTGCGTGATACCGTTCGTGCTGCCAACAAGTAA